In Helicobacter mastomyrinus, the sequence TATCGATGATAAAATCTACCTTAGGATTAAAATGCTTAGCAGCCTTTAAATGCGCCATTGTCTCCACAAGCCCTGAATCAAGGGTAAATGCAGCCTTTATAAGCTCTTCCCCATAGCCTGTAACCGCACTGCCTTTAATGTGAATCTTATCACCAAAATGCGTATAAATGTAGTTGAGTTGAGAGGAAATCACTTCTACGGGATTGCCCTTATTAGAATTGTAGTATTGATACACAATTGCATTGTTATTATCGAGCATTACAAGCTTTGTTGTTGTGCTACCACAATCTATGCCGATATAAACATCAATTTTTTGATAATTATTTGCCTCATAGGCTTTCTCAATGTCTATTTCCTCTACATTTGCACTCTCGTGTCGCGCGATAAAAGCATCATAATCGGCACTTGAAGCAAAAAGAGGTTCAAGATATTTATTTGTCGAAGCAGCCTTTTTACTTGACTCTAATGCTGCAATCAGTGAGGCGCAAGTATAAGTTTTCTCTAAATTGCGCGCTTCAAGCGAAACGCCAATGGCTACTGCATATTGTGCGAAATCAGGGAAAATGGCGTGCTCCTCATCAAGTTTAAGCGTTTTGGCAAATCGCTCCTGCAAACCTTTATAATAAAAGAGTGGTCCTCCAAGGAACAGAATCTTGCCCTCAATCTTGCGCCCTTGCGCTAATCCTGTGATAGTTTGATCCACTACCGCTTGAAAGATACTCGCGCTAATATCCTCTTTATTCACACCTTGATTCAAAAGTGGTTGCACATCAGTTTTGGCAAACACACCACAACGTGAAGCCACAGGATAGATTTTTTGGCATTGAAGCGAGAGAGCGTCAAACTCTTGTGGGGTAACTGCTAGAAGCGTTACCATTTGGTCGATAAACGCACCTGTCCCACCTGCACACGAGCCATTCATACGTTCCTCTGTGCCACCTGTGAGAAATATAATCTTTGCATCTTCTCCGCCTAGCTCAATTACCGCATCGGCATCAGACACAAGATGCTTGACTGCTGTAGCAGTGGCAAAGACCTCTTGCACAAAATCAATCCCACTTGCTTTGCAAATACCAAATCCAGCAGAACCAGAAATGGCTACTTTAAGCTCCCTATCACCGACTATATCAGTGATTTTTTGCACGATCTCTATGCTTTTTTCACGCACCTTTGAATAATGCCTCTCATAAGATTGAAAGATAATTTCATCATTATCCATTAGCGCGACTTTTGCTGTTGTGCTTCCTATATCAATACCTAATGTTAAGCTCATAAAATCCTGCCTGAGTGAAATCTTAAAATGTCCCATAATACAAGAAAAAAATTAACAACAGCAGATTTTGAGAATCCCCTTATTAATGTGTATCCATACTGAAGAATCAATATCGATAAAACTTTTACATTTGTAGCAAAGGAGATTAGCATTTTGCAAAGCGATAAGTTCTTTTTGTCTAATAGAGGCATTAGATTCTAAAAGCTCTAACCACTGGTGAGAAAACACATAAACACTCAATGTGCTATTAATCACCTCTCCTTCACGCATTTGTTGTAAAATATACTTACACATTGGGCAAAGTTCAAGCGGATAATCATTATAAAATGCTACTTCACTCATACCCTGCTTAATGCTTACATTAAAAGCATTTTTCTTAGCTATCTTAGCGATATAGTGGCGGTTTGAGAGTGTTTGAGCTCTATTTACTAGATTAAAATTATTTTGTATCTCATCACACATACAAAAATGCAGTTTGGGTAACCCATAGGCTTGCGACTGCTTATAGCTAATACAATTTTCATATAAAAATACAGGTGTAAGGATACCATCGCTTAAAAGCGTATAAATAAAATAATGTCCAAAGACTATATCTAAAAGTCTCGTGTGAATGCCAGATTCATAAAGTGCATCTTGCAAAGTCTCTTTAATAACTGCTTTTTGAGTGTTTTGCAAAGTATGCAATGTCTTAGGGAGGAGCATTATGCCCCTCTACTCATACAATTGCGTTCGATAATATCACATAAAATATGTATGACTAAAATATGTAACTCTTGGATTCTGGGCGTATCATTATCAGGCATAATAAGATTAATATCACTCATATCATTAAGCTTCCCTCCATCGCGTCCGCTTAATCCTATAATGGCACAACCCATATTACGTGCTACTTGTGCAGCATTTAACACATTAGCGGAATTACCACTTGTAGAAATACCAAAAAAAACATCGCCCTTTTGCGCGAGGGCTTCTACTTGACGTGAAAATACATATTCAAAGCCATAGTCATTGCCAATAGCCGTAAGTGCAGAAGTATCCACACTTAGCGCGATACCCGCCAAGCCTTT encodes:
- the gmhA gene encoding D-sedoheptulose 7-phosphate isomerase — encoded protein: MQKLIEAEFNAHLQSAQKIFSLTAELQKAATLLTQCLEKGGKILICGNGGSAADAQHFAAELTGRYKQERKGLAGIALSVDTSALTAIGNDYGFEYVFSRQVEALAQKGDVFFGISTSGNSANVLNAAQVARNMGCAIIGLSGRDGGKLNDMSDINLIMPDNDTPRIQELHILVIHILCDIIERNCMSRGA